A region of Streptomyces paludis DNA encodes the following proteins:
- a CDS encoding DUF4118 domain-containing protein, which yields MGFPLRGLPSRDRAALLVAPLATLAVALLLVPWRTGVAGADAALVLVVAVVAVAALGSRLAGALAGLSAALWYDLFLTRPYGRLTITGSHDIVTAVLLLVVGLAVSQLAARARRLRVMTVVDAGLLARIHDTARLARSPGAPDTVVDQVGRHLTEILRLRGCRFEYGTLLGHPARLEQDGTVVVDHRTWDLERLGWPAGEIELRAASNGHYLGRFMLRPTPGTVPSRQARQVAVTLADDTGAALDTAGPALDR from the coding sequence ATGGGATTTCCGCTCCGGGGGCTGCCGTCACGCGATCGCGCCGCACTCCTGGTGGCGCCGCTCGCCACACTGGCCGTCGCCCTGCTGCTGGTGCCGTGGCGTACGGGCGTGGCCGGCGCCGATGCGGCGCTGGTCCTGGTCGTGGCCGTCGTGGCGGTCGCGGCGCTGGGCAGCCGGCTCGCGGGCGCGCTCGCCGGACTGTCGGCGGCCCTCTGGTACGACCTCTTCCTGACCCGGCCGTACGGGCGGCTCACCATCACCGGCTCCCACGACATCGTGACCGCCGTCCTGCTGCTGGTGGTGGGGCTCGCCGTGTCGCAACTGGCGGCCAGGGCCCGGCGGCTGCGCGTCATGACGGTCGTCGACGCCGGTCTGCTCGCCAGGATCCACGACACCGCCCGGCTCGCCCGGTCGCCCGGTGCCCCCGACACCGTCGTCGACCAGGTCGGCCGCCATCTCACCGAGATCCTGCGGCTGCGCGGCTGCCGCTTCGAGTACGGCACCCTGCTCGGCCACCCGGCCCGGCTCGAACAGGACGGCACCGTCGTCGTGGACCACCGGACATGGGACCTCGAACGGCTCGGCTGGCCGGCGGGCGAGATCGAACTGCGCGCCGCGAGCAACGGCCACTACCTCGGCCGCTTCATGCTCCGGCCCACCCCCGGCACCGTCCCGTCCCGCCAGGCCCGGCAGGTCGCCGTCACACTGGCCGACGACACGGGCGCGGCACTCGACACGGCGGGCCCGGCGCTCGACCGCTGA
- a CDS encoding TetR/AcrR family transcriptional regulator, with translation MEHGREATGVSPVRPDAPAPRTPTPRTHDDRAAPDGDRLRTDATVPAPARTDADQAHAGREHRALRRERLLATATELFTTRGYPATSVERICGTAHVPVRAFYEEFEGREALLIALHNEVARAGMEATLTVLSDPRLESAGTRERITELGRAYAAAVTGETAAARMAFVEVVGAGRAVEEQRLLWRGLWSGFLTAEAERAVARGEAPPRDYGLAMVALTGAVNELVAHWTRNSASLSRELLADELVHHTLATLGIAADDTTAAGHPPDEGN, from the coding sequence ATGGAGCATGGCCGAGAGGCGACGGGCGTGTCACCGGTACGGCCGGACGCCCCCGCGCCCCGTACCCCCACGCCCCGTACGCACGACGACCGGGCCGCCCCGGACGGTGACCGGCTCCGTACGGACGCCACCGTCCCGGCCCCCGCCCGTACCGACGCCGACCAGGCCCACGCGGGCCGGGAACACCGGGCGCTGCGCCGGGAGCGGCTGCTCGCGACCGCGACCGAGCTGTTCACCACCCGCGGCTACCCGGCCACCTCCGTCGAGCGGATCTGCGGCACGGCACATGTTCCCGTCCGCGCCTTCTACGAGGAGTTCGAGGGCCGCGAGGCGCTGCTGATCGCCCTGCACAACGAGGTGGCCCGCGCCGGAATGGAAGCCACCCTGACCGTGCTCAGCGACCCCCGGCTGGAGTCCGCAGGCACCCGCGAGCGCATCACCGAGCTGGGCCGCGCCTACGCCGCCGCCGTCACCGGCGAGACCGCGGCGGCCCGGATGGCGTTCGTCGAGGTCGTCGGTGCCGGCCGCGCGGTCGAGGAGCAGCGGCTGCTCTGGCGCGGTCTGTGGAGCGGCTTCCTGACCGCGGAGGCCGAGCGGGCCGTGGCCCGCGGCGAGGCCCCGCCGCGCGACTACGGCCTCGCGATGGTCGCCCTCACCGGCGCCGTCAACGAGCTGGTGGCGCACTGGACCCGCAACAGCGCCTCGCTCTCGCGGGAACTCCTCGCGGACGAACTCGTCCACCACACACTCGCCACCCTCGGTATCGCCGCGGACGACACCACCGCGGCCGGCCACCCCCCGGACGAAGGGAACTGA
- a CDS encoding FUSC family protein — MSDTRKSLRAPAAELLRRGRGPGVAQALRSTAAATLAYVAARHLSSEAAPLTAPLTALLVVQVTLYSTLTTGIRRVNAVVAGVLVASGFSVLVGLTWWSLGLIILASLVVGRLVRAGEFVPEVAISAMLVLGVTRVASTAWDRVLETLIGAVVGLLFNFLFAPPVWVRTAGESIEDLARRIRQLLLRIGEGLTAPVPVARAARRLHEARRLDDAVGEVDAALRQAEDSVRLNPRVREGVLHRVVLRTGLDTLEICTVVLRVLARTLTDLAKERTDEPLFTPEVGAALEDLLSRVADAVVSFAVLVTTEARTSAETAEARLAGDLEAARTSRERLAPLLLAGVRRHPRQWQLHGAVLTEIDRILDELAMEHRSKRLMEELDRAAREQRERWPRPAAVRRRFRRRSRGRLWGRFRG, encoded by the coding sequence GTGTCCGACACCCGGAAGTCACTGAGAGCGCCGGCCGCGGAGCTGCTGCGCCGCGGCCGGGGACCGGGCGTCGCGCAGGCGCTGCGGTCGACCGCCGCCGCGACCCTTGCCTATGTGGCCGCCCGCCATCTGAGCAGCGAGGCCGCGCCGCTCACGGCTCCCCTGACGGCGCTGCTGGTGGTTCAGGTGACGCTCTACTCCACTCTGACGACCGGGATCCGCCGGGTGAACGCGGTGGTCGCCGGGGTGCTGGTGGCCAGTGGTTTCAGTGTGCTGGTGGGGCTGACCTGGTGGAGTCTGGGGCTGATCATCCTGGCGTCGCTGGTGGTCGGACGGCTGGTCCGGGCGGGCGAGTTCGTGCCCGAGGTCGCGATCAGCGCCATGCTGGTCCTCGGGGTGACCCGGGTGGCCTCGACAGCGTGGGACCGGGTGCTGGAAACACTGATCGGCGCGGTGGTGGGGCTGCTGTTCAACTTCCTGTTCGCGCCGCCCGTCTGGGTCCGGACGGCGGGCGAGTCGATCGAGGATCTCGCCCGGCGGATACGGCAGCTGCTGCTGCGGATCGGGGAGGGGCTGACCGCGCCGGTCCCGGTCGCGCGCGCCGCGCGGCGGCTGCACGAGGCCCGCCGGCTCGATGACGCGGTCGGCGAGGTGGACGCGGCGCTGCGGCAGGCGGAGGACAGTGTCCGGCTCAATCCGCGGGTGCGGGAAGGGGTGTTGCACCGTGTGGTGCTGCGGACGGGGCTCGACACACTGGAGATCTGCACGGTGGTGCTGCGGGTGCTGGCCAGGACGCTCACCGATCTGGCGAAGGAACGGACCGACGAGCCGCTGTTCACCCCCGAGGTGGGGGCGGCGCTGGAGGATCTGCTCTCCCGGGTCGCGGACGCGGTGGTGAGCTTCGCCGTCCTGGTGACGACGGAGGCGCGTACGAGCGCCGAGACGGCGGAGGCGCGGCTCGCGGGCGATCTGGAGGCGGCGCGCACGAGCCGGGAGCGGCTGGCGCCCCTGCTGCTGGCGGGGGTCCGGCGCCATCCCCGGCAGTGGCAGCTGCACGGGGCGGTGCTGACCGAGATCGACCGGATCCTCGACGAACTGGCCATGGAGCACCGGTCGAAGCGGCTGATGGAGGAGCTGGACCGCGCCGCGCGGGAACAGCGTGAGCGTTGGCCGCGGCCGGCGGCGGTAAGGCGACGGTTCCGGCGGCGGTCCCGGGGACGGCTCTGGGGACGGTTCCGCGGATAG
- a CDS encoding GNAT family N-acetyltransferase, whose amino-acid sequence MEDLVTARLVLHPLGVLEAERVAAGEPAAGDRWAPGYPTDGDIVGAGRYLTTCSITGDPQPFGPYEIRRRSDGRAIGGVGFHGAPDDDLTVTIGYGLVPSAYGRGFATESLRRLLRFARERGVLRVRGDTDHGNTASQRVMTAVGMRLVAEDERLKYYSVVWDDDGAPDGAGTIPGAG is encoded by the coding sequence ATGGAGGATCTGGTGACAGCGCGGCTCGTACTGCATCCACTGGGCGTTCTGGAGGCCGAGCGGGTGGCCGCCGGGGAACCGGCGGCCGGGGACCGGTGGGCACCCGGCTACCCCACCGACGGCGACATAGTGGGGGCCGGACGCTATCTGACCACCTGTTCGATCACCGGCGACCCCCAGCCCTTCGGCCCGTACGAGATCCGCCGGCGCTCGGACGGCCGGGCGATCGGCGGGGTGGGCTTCCACGGCGCCCCGGACGACGATCTGACCGTGACGATCGGCTACGGGCTGGTCCCGTCGGCGTACGGCAGGGGCTTCGCCACCGAGTCGCTGCGCCGGCTGCTGCGCTTCGCGCGCGAGCGCGGCGTCCTCCGCGTCCGGGGCGACACCGACCACGGCAACACCGCGTCGCAGCGGGTGATGACGGCGGTGGGCATGCGGCTGGTCGCGGAGGACGAGCGGCTCAAGTACTACAGCGTCGTCTGGGACGACGACGGCGCTCCGGACGGCGCCGGAACTATCCCCGGCGCTGGATAG
- a CDS encoding DUF2252 domain-containing protein gives MTTPADRAERGRAARRQATRSSHGLWIPAADRPDPLTVLARQAAGRVPELLPLRYRRMAASPFAFLRGAAAVMAGDLATQPRTGLTVQLCGNAHLLNFGVFAAPGRAPLFDIDDFDETLPGPFEWDVKRLAASVAVAALGNGHSEAHARRAVRAGAEAYRTSMRRLAPLGELDVWYERIDTAGILPRVRAAHRPRAAAGPDGEPFRTCLRTLDRLTDAPGGRRRIAPDPPLLEPVSRIDLAMLRRVFIGYRSTLPEERRLLLDRFRFVDAARKVAGVGGVGARCFLVLLEGRGAGDPLFLQIKEAGRSVLEPHLQQSAYTHQGHRVVAGQRLLQAAGDIFLGWVTAPEGRQFYWRQLRDRRGAEEGEDMAPALLHDYARLCGAALARAHARSGDRIAIAHYLGASDVFDRAVADFALRYTARNAADHAALVAAVAAGRVPVA, from the coding sequence ATGACCACTCCCGCCGACCGGGCCGAGCGCGGCCGGGCCGCCCGCCGGCAGGCCACCCGGTCCTCGCACGGACTGTGGATCCCGGCGGCCGACCGGCCCGATCCGCTCACCGTGCTGGCGCGGCAGGCGGCCGGCCGGGTCCCGGAGCTGCTGCCGCTGCGCTACCGGCGCATGGCCGCCTCCCCGTTCGCCTTCCTGCGCGGAGCCGCCGCCGTCATGGCGGGCGATCTGGCCACCCAGCCGCGCACGGGACTGACCGTCCAGCTCTGCGGCAACGCGCATCTGCTGAACTTCGGTGTGTTCGCCGCGCCCGGGCGCGCCCCGCTCTTCGACATCGACGACTTCGACGAGACGCTCCCGGGCCCCTTCGAGTGGGATGTGAAGCGGCTCGCCGCGAGTGTCGCGGTGGCCGCCCTCGGCAACGGCCACTCCGAGGCGCACGCGCGGCGCGCCGTCCGCGCGGGCGCCGAGGCGTACCGGACGTCGATGCGGCGGCTGGCGCCGCTCGGCGAACTCGACGTCTGGTACGAGCGGATCGACACCGCCGGCATCCTGCCGCGCGTACGGGCGGCACACCGTCCGCGCGCGGCGGCCGGCCCGGACGGCGAGCCGTTCCGGACCTGTCTGCGGACGCTGGACCGGCTGACCGACGCGCCCGGCGGCCGGCGCCGGATCGCCCCCGATCCGCCGCTGCTGGAGCCGGTGAGCCGGATCGATCTGGCGATGCTGCGCCGTGTCTTCATCGGGTACCGCAGCACGCTGCCCGAGGAACGGCGGCTGCTCCTGGACCGGTTCCGGTTCGTGGACGCGGCCCGGAAGGTGGCGGGGGTGGGCGGGGTCGGCGCCCGCTGCTTCCTGGTGCTGCTGGAGGGGCGGGGCGCCGGTGATCCGCTGTTCCTCCAGATCAAGGAGGCGGGGCGGTCCGTGCTCGAACCCCATCTCCAGCAGAGCGCGTACACGCACCAGGGCCACCGGGTGGTGGCGGGTCAGCGGCTGCTCCAGGCGGCGGGGGACATCTTCCTCGGCTGGGTGACGGCGCCCGAGGGGCGGCAGTTCTACTGGCGGCAGCTGCGGGACCGGAGAGGGGCCGAGGAGGGGGAGGACATGGCGCCGGCCCTGCTGCACGACTACGCGCGGCTGTGCGGCGCCGCGCTGGCCCGCGCGCACGCCCGCTCCGGCGACCGGATCGCCATCGCCCACTACCTGGGCGCCTCCGATGTCTTCGACCGCGCCGTCGCCGACTTCGCCCTGCGCTACACGGCCCGGAACGCGGCGGACCACGCGGCCCTCGTCGCGGCGGTCGCGGCGGGCCGCGTCCCCGTCGCCTGA
- a CDS encoding ArsR/SmtB family transcription factor: protein MLDVTVIEDAAAAAASLDPVRARLLAELAGGPASATMLAGRVGLPRQKVNYHLKALERHGLVELAGERRRGNVTERMMRATAASYVISPLALAAVQPDPARFRDQLSARWLLAVAARLVRDTGSLITGAAKARQRVATYALDGEVRFASAADRAAFVEELTRGVGALIAKYQAAEAEDGRDHRIVVALHPTVKPEHTEHTAPAPAEVRPAPDKEPS from the coding sequence ATGCTGGATGTGACCGTGATCGAGGACGCGGCGGCGGCGGCCGCCTCGCTGGACCCCGTGCGGGCCCGGCTGCTGGCCGAGCTGGCCGGCGGGCCGGCTTCCGCGACGATGCTGGCCGGCCGGGTGGGACTGCCGCGACAGAAGGTGAACTACCACCTCAAGGCGCTGGAGCGGCACGGCCTGGTCGAGCTGGCCGGGGAGCGCCGCAGGGGCAATGTCACCGAGCGGATGATGCGGGCCACCGCGGCCTCCTACGTCATCTCGCCGCTCGCCCTCGCCGCCGTGCAGCCGGACCCGGCCCGCTTCCGCGACCAGCTCTCCGCGCGCTGGCTGCTCGCGGTCGCGGCCCGGCTGGTACGGGACACGGGGTCCCTGATCACCGGCGCGGCGAAGGCGCGCCAACGGGTGGCGACGTACGCGCTCGACGGCGAGGTGCGCTTCGCCTCCGCGGCCGACCGGGCCGCGTTCGTCGAGGAACTGACCCGTGGCGTCGGCGCGCTGATCGCCAAATACCAGGCGGCGGAGGCCGAGGATGGCCGGGATCACCGGATCGTCGTGGCCCTCCACCCCACCGTGAAGCCCGAACACACCGAACACACCGCACCCGCACCCGCGGAGGTGCGCCCCGCCCCGGACAAGGAGCCGTCATGA
- a CDS encoding DUF2382 domain-containing protein has product MSAEGVFDNPSSLNGRSMYDQDGDKIGTVGQVYVGDRSGRPEWVTVKTGLFGMKESLVPLTGARRAGEDIHVPYAKETVKEAPRLDADEHLDPGQEKQLYRHYGLTAAGGIGTAAAGTAGTRTGMAADTGMSTGRAAAATPTGRPMAGVRGSMQEGKDLHTDELIRSEEQLHVTAEEREVGHARLRKVVVTENVTTTVPLSHEEVRVVHEAITPEERGRLRGSRIGEAQTEVTLHADQPIISKESIPVERVRMETERVTEQREVSAEVRKEQIEYDTDQEDKGNRGRRGGR; this is encoded by the coding sequence ATGTCAGCCGAAGGCGTGTTCGACAACCCCAGCAGTCTGAACGGCAGGAGCATGTACGACCAGGACGGCGACAAGATCGGCACCGTCGGTCAGGTCTACGTCGGCGACCGCAGTGGCCGTCCGGAGTGGGTCACCGTGAAGACGGGCCTGTTCGGCATGAAGGAGAGCCTCGTGCCGCTCACCGGCGCCCGCCGCGCCGGCGAGGACATCCACGTCCCGTACGCCAAGGAGACCGTCAAGGAGGCACCGCGCCTGGACGCGGACGAGCATCTCGACCCGGGCCAGGAGAAGCAGCTCTACCGGCACTACGGGCTGACGGCCGCCGGCGGCATCGGTACGGCCGCCGCGGGCACCGCCGGGACCCGTACGGGCATGGCCGCCGACACCGGCATGTCCACCGGACGCGCCGCCGCGGCGACGCCCACGGGCCGGCCGATGGCCGGGGTCCGCGGCTCCATGCAGGAGGGTAAGGACCTGCACACGGACGAACTCATCAGGTCCGAGGAGCAGCTGCACGTCACGGCGGAGGAGCGCGAGGTCGGCCACGCCCGGCTGCGCAAGGTCGTCGTGACCGAGAACGTGACCACGACGGTCCCGCTCAGCCACGAGGAGGTGCGCGTCGTCCACGAGGCGATCACGCCCGAGGAGCGGGGCCGGCTCCGGGGCTCGCGGATCGGTGAGGCGCAGACCGAGGTGACGCTCCACGCCGATCAGCCGATCATCAGCAAGGAGTCCATCCCCGTCGAGCGCGTCCGCATGGAGACCGAGCGGGTGACCGAGCAGCGCGAGGTCTCCGCCGAGGTCCGCAAGGAGCAGATCGAGTACGACACCGACCAGGAGGACAAGGGCAACCGCGGCAGGCGCGGCGGCCGGTAA
- a CDS encoding TMEM165/GDT1 family protein, with protein sequence MSLDPLAILTAFGLIFLAELPDKTMFASLAMGTRMRPLYVWFGTSTAFLVHVAIAIGAGSLIGLLPGWSVKLVSALLFAFGAFMLLRGGGGGEEDGEDAAGSRTVTGFWPVYSTAFMAVFISEWGDLTQITTANLAASNGTWSTAIGSAAALMSVSALALLAGRFIATRVPLKTVQRIGGLCMLGLAVWSAVEIFVG encoded by the coding sequence ATGAGTCTCGATCCCCTGGCGATCCTCACCGCCTTCGGGCTGATCTTCCTGGCGGAGCTGCCGGACAAGACGATGTTCGCGTCCCTCGCCATGGGGACGCGGATGCGCCCGCTGTACGTCTGGTTCGGCACCTCGACCGCGTTCCTCGTCCATGTGGCCATCGCCATCGGCGCGGGCAGCCTCATCGGGCTGCTGCCCGGCTGGTCCGTCAAGCTCGTCTCCGCGCTGCTCTTCGCCTTCGGGGCGTTCATGCTGCTGCGCGGCGGCGGGGGCGGCGAGGAGGACGGGGAGGACGCCGCCGGGAGCCGGACCGTGACCGGGTTCTGGCCGGTCTACTCGACCGCGTTCATGGCCGTGTTCATCAGCGAGTGGGGCGATCTCACCCAGATCACCACCGCCAATCTCGCCGCGAGCAACGGCACCTGGTCCACCGCCATCGGCTCGGCGGCGGCGCTGATGTCCGTCTCGGCGCTGGCACTGCTCGCGGGCCGGTTCATCGCGACCCGTGTCCCGCTCAAGACCGTCCAGCGTATCGGCGGGCTGTGCATGCTCGGGCTGGCCGTCTGGTCGGCCGTGGAGATCTTCGTGGGCTGA
- a CDS encoding LAETG motif-containing sortase-dependent surface protein: MTLFNRSWQRSGALITVVAASALGVGLTAAPAFAHTPTWNVTCDQVSLNLTAYGNSDKNTVTVTVDGKDLLPTENFRNNFKKTLDLPDHSSELTVRLVVDAADGDRFNKDETKTAPVCPGKEEPSPSPSETQPTEEPTDEPSATPSEPAPSEEPPTEEPTTETPESSAPPADASTPPVDEPSPVPSPNGGGDLAETGSSSATPLIAGAAGVVLVAGAGIMWAARKRRSAQG; encoded by the coding sequence GTGACTCTATTCAACAGATCGTGGCAGCGCTCCGGCGCGCTCATAACGGTCGTGGCGGCGAGCGCGCTCGGCGTCGGTCTCACGGCGGCCCCGGCTTTCGCGCACACTCCCACCTGGAATGTGACCTGCGACCAGGTCAGCCTGAATCTGACGGCCTACGGAAACAGTGACAAGAACACCGTCACCGTCACCGTGGACGGCAAGGATCTGCTGCCGACCGAGAACTTCAGGAACAACTTCAAGAAGACGCTCGACCTTCCCGATCACAGCAGCGAGCTGACGGTCCGCCTCGTCGTGGACGCGGCCGACGGTGACCGGTTCAACAAGGACGAGACCAAGACCGCGCCCGTCTGCCCCGGCAAGGAGGAGCCGAGCCCCTCCCCGTCGGAGACCCAGCCCACCGAGGAGCCGACCGACGAGCCCAGCGCGACTCCCAGCGAGCCGGCGCCCTCGGAGGAGCCCCCCACCGAGGAGCCCACGACCGAGACCCCCGAGTCGTCGGCCCCGCCGGCCGACGCGAGCACCCCGCCCGTGGACGAGCCGTCGCCCGTCCCCAGCCCCAACGGTGGCGGTGACCTGGCCGAGACCGGTTCGTCCAGCGCCACGCCGCTGATCGCCGGCGCCGCCGGTGTCGTCCTCGTCGCCGGTGCGGGCATCATGTGGGCCGCGCGCAAGCGTCGCTCCGCCCAGGGCTGA
- a CDS encoding PHP domain-containing protein, producing the protein MDPVQALDRIAFLLERSRAETYRVRAFRTAAEAVAELPAEEVARRARDGSLARVRGIGPKTSLVVAAVVAGEVPEYLARLEREAEAPLAEGGRALREALRGDCHLHSDWSDGGSSIEAMGRAAASVGHAWAVLTDHSPTLTVARGLTAGRLREQLDVIAALNERWVPFRLLTGIECDILPDGSLDQDPGLLDRLDLVVASVHSKLRMDAAPMTRRMVAAVRDPRTDVLGHCTGRMVAARRDPGRGRRSRGGDGLRPESAFDAAAVFAACAESGTAVEINSRPERLDPPRRLLREAVAACVFFAIDTDAHAPGQLDWQILGCARAEECGVPAGRVINTWSAGELLEWTRTRNPPR; encoded by the coding sequence ATGGATCCGGTGCAGGCGCTCGATCGGATCGCCTTCCTGCTGGAGCGCTCGCGCGCCGAGACCTACCGGGTACGGGCGTTCCGTACGGCCGCCGAGGCGGTGGCGGAGCTGCCCGCCGAGGAGGTCGCCCGCCGCGCCCGGGACGGGAGCCTCGCCCGGGTGCGGGGCATCGGCCCGAAGACCTCGCTGGTGGTGGCGGCCGTGGTCGCGGGCGAGGTGCCGGAGTATCTGGCGCGGCTGGAGCGGGAGGCCGAGGCGCCCCTGGCCGAGGGCGGCCGGGCCCTGCGCGAGGCGCTGCGCGGCGACTGCCATCTGCACTCGGACTGGTCGGACGGCGGCAGCTCCATCGAGGCGATGGGCCGCGCGGCGGCCTCGGTCGGCCACGCGTGGGCGGTGCTCACCGACCACTCCCCCACCCTCACCGTGGCGCGCGGTCTGACGGCCGGGCGGCTGCGCGAGCAGCTCGATGTGATCGCCGCGCTCAACGAGCGGTGGGTGCCGTTCCGGCTGCTGACCGGTATCGAGTGCGACATCCTGCCGGACGGCTCGCTGGACCAGGATCCCGGGCTGCTGGACCGGCTCGATCTGGTCGTGGCGTCCGTCCACTCGAAGCTGCGGATGGACGCGGCGCCGATGACCCGCCGGATGGTCGCCGCCGTACGCGATCCGCGCACCGACGTCCTGGGCCACTGCACCGGGCGGATGGTGGCGGCCCGCCGGGACCCGGGGCGCGGCCGGCGGAGCCGTGGGGGCGACGGTCTGCGGCCCGAGTCGGCGTTCGACGCGGCGGCGGTCTTCGCCGCGTGTGCCGAGTCCGGTACGGCCGTGGAGATCAACAGCAGGCCCGAGCGGCTCGATCCGCCGCGCCGGCTGCTGCGCGAGGCGGTCGCCGCCTGTGTGTTCTTCGCGATCGACACCGACGCCCACGCGCCCGGCCAGCTCGACTGGCAGATCCTCGGCTGCGCGCGGGCCGAGGAGTGCGGCGTACCGGCCGGGCGGGTCATCAACACCTGGAGCGCGGGGGAACTGCTGGAGTGGACCCGGACGCGTAACCCGCCCCGGTAG
- a CDS encoding COG4315 family predicted lipoprotein: protein MRITTRTAAALAAAALCAAGVAGCSESGSGTRAEVPADYAAASASASMLPSTAMSSPAADHGKVSAKAVGAYGDVLVNHRDHTLYLFEADKRDKSNCTGSCEKTWRPLLVKNKPEAGTGGVRAKLLGTITRANGVKQVTYDGHPLYTYQGDHHPGEAHGQAKNEFGGKWYVVDAQGKAVTTPPPSPTHTPSHTAGPGMSAGVTPSPSASY from the coding sequence ATGAGGATCACCACCAGGACCGCCGCCGCGCTGGCCGCGGCGGCACTGTGCGCCGCCGGTGTCGCCGGCTGCTCGGAGAGCGGGAGCGGGACGCGGGCCGAGGTGCCCGCCGACTACGCGGCGGCGTCCGCGTCCGCGTCGATGCTCCCGTCGACGGCCATGTCGTCGCCCGCCGCCGACCACGGGAAGGTGTCGGCGAAGGCCGTCGGGGCGTACGGGGACGTCCTGGTCAACCACCGGGACCACACGCTCTACCTCTTCGAGGCGGACAAGCGGGACAAGTCCAACTGCACGGGATCCTGCGAGAAGACCTGGCGCCCGCTGCTCGTCAAGAACAAGCCGGAGGCCGGCACCGGCGGTGTCCGGGCCAAGCTGCTCGGTACGATCACCCGCGCCAACGGGGTCAAGCAGGTCACCTACGACGGCCACCCCCTCTACACGTACCAGGGCGACCACCACCCGGGCGAGGCCCACGGCCAGGCCAAGAACGAGTTCGGCGGCAAGTGGTACGTCGTCGACGCCCAGGGCAAGGCGGTCACCACCCCGCCGCCCAGCCCCACCCACACCCCGAGCCACACGGCCGGCCCCGGCATGAGCGCCGGTGTCACACCGAGCCCCAGCGCGAGCTACTGA
- a CDS encoding SRPBCC family protein has protein sequence MSKEFEIAREFEVDASPQEVWAAITTGTGAWLWPMEYEPREGGAAPFGGTVTAWDPAHRLTARVESPEAGDGIPRQTLNQLDHLIEAREGGGSWVRYVHSGIFVDDWDNQYDGADQHTDFYLHTLRQYLRHFPGRAAVFSGTDGPEASRAATAFAALTRGLGLPDGAAEGAGVRVDLPGTGPVDAVVDYRRPNFVGLRTGTAMYRLFGRNHFGAPVGVSVHDFAPGADGRHTEEAWRERLDRIFA, from the coding sequence ATGAGCAAGGAATTCGAGATCGCCCGCGAGTTCGAGGTCGACGCGAGCCCCCAGGAGGTCTGGGCCGCGATCACCACCGGCACCGGAGCCTGGCTCTGGCCCATGGAGTACGAGCCGCGCGAGGGCGGCGCCGCGCCGTTCGGCGGCACCGTCACCGCCTGGGACCCGGCCCACCGGCTGACCGCCCGGGTCGAGAGCCCCGAGGCCGGCGACGGGATCCCGCGACAGACCCTCAACCAGCTCGACCATCTCATCGAGGCGCGCGAGGGCGGCGGCTCGTGGGTGCGCTATGTGCACAGCGGCATCTTCGTCGACGACTGGGACAACCAGTACGACGGCGCCGACCAGCACACCGACTTCTATCTCCACACCCTGCGCCAGTATCTGCGGCACTTCCCCGGCCGCGCCGCCGTGTTCTCCGGTACGGACGGCCCCGAGGCGTCCCGGGCCGCCACCGCGTTCGCGGCCCTGACCCGGGGGCTCGGACTGCCGGACGGGGCCGCCGAGGGCGCCGGGGTCCGGGTCGACCTGCCCGGCACGGGACCGGTCGACGCCGTCGTCGACTACCGCCGCCCGAACTTCGTCGGCCTGCGCACCGGCACCGCGATGTACCGCCTCTTCGGCCGGAACCACTTCGGCGCACCGGTCGGCGTCAGTGTGCACGACTTCGCCCCCGGCGCCGACGGCCGGCACACCGAGGAGGCGTGGCGCGAGCGCCTCGACCGGATCTTCGCGTAA